The Megalops cyprinoides isolate fMegCyp1 chromosome 12, fMegCyp1.pri, whole genome shotgun sequence genome contains a region encoding:
- the fuca2 gene encoding plasma alpha-L-fucosidase, translating into MVSLKCTAMSQALVSAVIAVLFASCRCQYEPTWESIDSRPLPAWFDQAKFGIFVHWGVFSVPSFGSEWFWWYWKGQKMKAYVDFMERNYPPEFQYQDFAPQFTAEFFDAKQWAEIFAASGAKYVVLTTKHHEGFTLWGSKYSWNWNAVDVGPKRDLVGEVADALRAQGDLRLGLYHSLFEWFHPLFVQDAANVFTTNQFPTTKTLPELYEIVTKYKPEVLWSDGDGNAPDKYWNSTGFLAWLYNDSPVRDTVVTNDRWGYGSICKHGGYYTCSDRYNPGHLLPHKWENCMTIDQKSWGYRRDAELKDYLTIEQLLATLVETVSCGGNLLMNVGPTHDGRIAPIFEERLRQVGQWLGVNGEAIYNSSAWRAQNDSVTPGIWYTWKPKENVIYAVFLQWPSSGYVALNEPVVSQQKTVVALLGYSKPLDWQPLKPAGLKVSLPPLSYGQMPCSWAWTLRLTGAA; encoded by the exons ATGGTCTCCTTAAAATGTACGGCCATGAGTCAAGCTCTCGTGTCAGCAGTGATCGCTGTGCTTTTCGCCAGCTGCAGATGTCAATATGAGCCTACCTGGGAATCTATTGACTCCCGACCTTTGCCGGCATGGTTTGATCAAGCCAAATTCGGCATCTTCGTTCACTGGGGTGTATTTTCAGTTCCCAGCTTTGGCAGTGAATGGTTTTG GTGGTACTGGAAAGGCCAGAAAATGAAGGCCTATGTTGACTTCATGGAGCGGAACTATCCCCCCGAATTTCAGTACCAAGATTTCGCACCTCAGTTCACCGCAGAGTTCTTTGACGCCAAACAGTGGGCGGAGATCTTCGCCGCGTCGGGGGCCAAGTACGTGGTCCTCACGACAAAGCACCATGAAG GTTTCACTCTGTGGGGCTCCAAGTATTCCTGGAACTGGAACGCAGTAGATGTCGGGCCTAAGAGGGACCTGGTGGGGGAAGTGGCCGACGCCCTGCGGGCACAGGGCGACCTCCGGCTGGGGCTCTACCACTCCCTCTTTGAGTGGTTCCACCCCCTCTTCGTGCAGGACGCCGCCAACGTCTTCACCACCAACCAGTTCCCCACCACCAAGACCCTGCCCGAGCTCTACGAGATCGTCACCAAGTACAAGCCGGAGGTGCTGTGGTCCGACGGGGATGGGAACGCCCCTGACAAATACTGGAACAGCACAGGCTTCCTGGCCTGGCTCTACAATGACAG CCCGGTGCGCGACACGGTGGTGACGAACGACCGCTGGGGGTACGGCAGCATCTGCAAACACGGCGGCTACTACACCTGCTCCGACCGCTACAACCCCGGCCACCTGCTGCCGCACAAGTGGGAGAACTGCATGACCATCGACCAGAAGTCCTGGGGCTACAGGCGGGACGCAGAGCTGAAGGACTACCTGACCATCGAGCAGCTGCTGGCG ACGCTGGTGGAGACGGTGTCCTGCGGGGGGAACCTGCTGATGAACGTGGGCCCCACCCACGACGGCCGCATCGCCCCCATCTTCGAGGAGCGGCTCAGACAGGTGGGCCAGTGGCTGGGGGTAAATGGGGAGGCCatctacaacagcagcgcctGGAGGGCCCAGAACGACAGCGTCACGCCTGGGATCTG GTACACATGGAAGCCAAAAGAAAACGTCATTTACGCAGTTTTCCTGCAGTGGCCTAGCAGTGGATATGTAGCTCTGAACGAACCCGTGGTGTCGCAGCAGAAGACTGTG GTGGCGCTCCTTGGTTACTCGAAGCCCCTGGACTGGCAGCCTTTGAAGCCCGCTGGTCTGAAGGTGTCCCTGCCCCCGTTGTCCTATGGGCAAATGCCCTGCTCCTGGGCCTGGACTCTCCGACTGACTGGAGCAGCATAG